CCAATTTCTTCTTCGAGTGTTTTAATAACCATTTCGAGATCTGTACGGGTAACACTATCCTCACTTCTATCTTCAACCTGTATTACCATTACAGGATTAACTGGGCCAATGCCTTGAGATTTAGTATATTCATTCCAAGAATCTCTCATTAAGAGCCATTGCCTAGCTGCAGTTGCAAGTAATGTCCAATCCGAAGGTTGCCCTTCTTTAGGATGATGTAATATTATCTTATCTTTCAATAAGCCTGATGTCCTTACTTCTTCAGGGTCTATAGTGACTTCTCTTAATATTCGATTTTGTTGATGCTGTGTGCTTTGGATTAGTGTAAGAAATCTACCAGGTGTTGCAGAAATTCCAATAATCAACCTGATCGGTAGAAGACCATCTTCGGGACTTCCGTATATAAATTTTTGAACAATAGTCTTCGTGAAATTTTCTTCACGCGTATTTTGGTTCATTCCACGATGAGCTTCATCAATAATAAGATAGAACTTCTCTCCAAAACGAAGCTGAGTGTTATTTATAGTTTCCCAAATTGTAAAAAAACGTTTATCTCCTTTTATAGTTAGTAGTTTGTCTCTACCTAATTTCTGAGTATTAACAAAATAGAGCTTACCTGCATCTAATGTTTCCTGATCAAAATCGGAGTCAATAATTACAATATCGCTTTCACGAATACGATCTGAAGAATCAAGTATTTTTTTACGCGATTGTTTATTTAATTCCGGTTGATCAGAAAGCCAAAGGAAGACAGCTTCTTCCTCGGCTAAAAAATGGTCAGTACCCTCAAGTACAGCCTCCATCAATGCAGCGGATATTACTGTTTTCCCTGACCCGGTGGGTGAAGATAAAACAACAGCTTGAGGTGCACCACCTTGACGAATTTCATTTTTCGCGTACATAACTTGTTTAATCAATTCTTTAACAGCTATCTCTTGAAAGTCTTTGAGTTCTATTTTCATAATATCTAATCCTTCCATTGTCTATTGATTTCAAAATTTTTGAGATAGTTTTTGTACAACATTAATACATTTGGAACATTAAGTTCAGCCTTCATTTCAAAGAAGGCTTCCTCAGAATTAGTAATTAAAAAAATATGAGTGAGTTCTTTTCCACTGATTTCTTTAAGAAATTCTTTGAACTTCGTTTCCTGGATCAGTATGGCAAAAGGGCAATCTGTAGGAATTAACCACGGAACGGGATAATCTGTTATAGGACAATTACCCTTCGCACCAGCCATCATCCAAATTATAGGAAGTATTGCCTTAAACTGCCTTCCCAAAGCAACTTCATTGGGATCAAGAAAATCAAGCTTGAAATAATCGAGATTTGTTGGAAATCCCAATGACATTGGACGAGTTTTTTCCTCTAACACTATAATTGGCCCTAGGATTTCATTTATTCGATTTTTTATTTGATCAAAAATTCGGTTATTTGAAGTTATAATATAAAAATCAGTAATATGCTCTTTTCCATCCAATAAAGAAAGATACTCATCAGCCCTTTCTTCATCAAAAAGAATGGAAGCATTATTTTTAGGATCATCACTTACGTAAAACGCTGTATCCCTCTTTATAGCCGATTGTGGAATGCCTTCTATTAATGCTACAAGTTGTTTTTTCTTTGTTGCAGTATTCAAAAACGAAGAATCTATAAAACCAATTTGTTTAATCTTGCGTGGTTTGTTTTTCTCAACTGACTGGTTGGTAATATATTCCCCCGTAAGTTGCGAGCCATCATCCCTGACACCTAAGATGGTATATTTACTACGTGGCCAAGTAATCGAGCGACATATTCCGTGCTCTTCCCACTCAGGCTGTCCGGGTTGCAAACCTTGCTCAATTAGACTTTTTGACTCATCGTCCGATACTTCATTATTGGTCACCATAATACATTGTCTTGTACCATCATCTTCAGCATTCAGAAGGTTCACTGCATTAAGTGTGGTTCCTGATCCTGCAAAAAAATCGACAACAATAGCGTTCTTATTGTGTTTTGTGCAGGCACGGATACAATCAAAGACTGTATATAATGATTTTGGATATGGAAATTGAACTCCCAATACTTCACTAACTAATTTACTTCCATGTGTTCCAGCATCAAATCTAGAACCAGTCCAAACGGTTTTATTCCTTTCACTCGCTCGTCCAATTTGTAACTGCTTTTCGCCATTTATTTCAGTGACAAAAATACGATCAAGAATTTCTGTGACTGTGTCCCGGGCATAACGCCATTTTCGTTCAATCCTATGCGAATCAATTGGCCAAAACTCAAGAGTTCCATCCTCATGCTCAATGACTGCAGCTGAAGGATGAAAATCATCATCCGGAACTTCTCCGATCTTGACCACTTTCCCATCTTTAACAAATATAGGATAGAAACATTTATTTCTACCGAACTCCCTTTCTGATGAACTTCCCCATCTTCTTAACTTATAGAGTTCACCGAATGAACTGCTTACTCTATCAGAAATTACTGCTGACTTTTTATACACGAATAAAGCGTATTCGTGTAAAGATGAAAATTTATCCCCTTGTGTCCCCCTAGGATGATGAACAACTGTAACACAAGTAATCTCATAGTTACGGAATACATCCTTTAACAGTAACCAAAGTGTTGCTAATTCATTATCGTCTATTGCACAAACTAAGACTCCATCTTCTTTCAATAACTGTTTTGCCAGCACTAAACGCTTTTTCATCATTGCTAACCATTTACTATGCCGCCAACTATCATTCTTATCTACATAGTCATTATTGTACTTCCAATCACGTGCTCCTGTATTAAATGGAGGATCTATGTATATGCAATCAATTTTTCCTGGATATAAGTATTCAAGTAACTGTAATGCATGATAGTTATCTGCTTCAAGCAAAATGTGATGTGGTGCTTTTGGATCACCATTTGATACACTATCAATCGGAATAAGTGCAGGATATATAGGGTCGCCAAATTGTTTAACTACAACTATCTCATTTACTGATACAATTTGTAAACTTCCATCAGCATCTTTTACCATTTCAACTTTATCATTCAATATTCTCTTTACACGAAAAGTTTCGTTTAACTTTCCTGTTTTTTTAGCAACCCTAGCTTTTGGTCTTATAGGAGCATTATAAACCGGTACAACCTCAGGTATATGATGTTCAAACACCAACCCAAATTGCTTATTTTCTTTTAATTTTTTAACTTCATCAGAAATTACCTTTCGAAGCTCGGGATCTGATATTTGATCAATCATTTCTTCGATATATGCCATTGTACTTTATCTCCATCCATTGTTGTTTTATCAAAGAAAAATAACTCGGAACAAAATTTAGATTAATAATTTCACCAATTTAGACTCAAAGTCCTTCTAACAATAATATTTGCATTACGGGAAACCATTAAATTGTTAATTCATTGAGATTACTATTAGTGTGACAAGAACGTAATTTCCTTGCTCCCTTTCTCCATCGGCGATTTGCACAACGGACATTCTCTTGTTGGTAACTCTGCTTCTTCATAGGTTTTAATGCGTTGCCATGCGGTGCATTTGCCGCTGGTACATATCCATGCATAAACCGTGTCGGTTTGCGTCCTTTGTGAAGAATAAGATTTGCTTGCCCCCGGTTGCCGGTTCCCCGTATCATTGGCAGACCGTTTGGGGAATGCATCCATTATATACCTTGATACCGCCGCCTTCTTCCCTCGATGATAGGCCGGGGAGCTTATCACTAAATCATCCTTGGCACGGGTAACAGCTACGTAAACGAGACGTCGCTCTTCTTCCATTGCGGCTGTAATTTTGTCGCGGCCTGCATGCGTGGTGAACACGTCGCTCATTTTCTCCGCATCAAAGATAGAATTGTGTGGCATGTTGCCTTCGGATGCTCCAATCAAGCAGACAACAGGAAACTCAAGTCCTTTGGATTTGTGAATCGTCATCAGCGAAACCCTGTCGTCATTTTCGTGCTGGCTGTGATCCATTGCTTTACGCTTCTCTGCGACTTCAGCGATAAAGGAAACGAATTCTTCAATGGATGAAAATCGTTTCGCTGACGATTCTAACTCATCCAGCGTTTCACGCATGATTTCTTTGTGATGGGTCAGTTTGTTCCGTTTGTTTGTCTCCAGAAATTGATCGTAAAACTCGCGACGCATTAATTGAATCGCATCAACCGGTTTCATTGACTTTAACGACTTGATCAGTTTGAGACGTTCCATGAGTTTCTCTTTCTGAAAGTCCTTGATATCAGGATACGACATTAGATGAATCAGCGGCCACTTTTTCTTTTGTACCTTTTCCTGATCGAGGATGAATTCCATGCCTTGCTCCCGGTTGATGTACAATGTCGGCAATATGCCTTCCATAGCTTCAAAGTCCTGCGGATGCAAAGCAAGACGAATATGGTCAACAAGGGGCTTAACCAGCCAATGTCCGTAAAACGATTCTTCACTTCCGTAATCGACAAAGGGAACGTCATCTATGACAAATTGTTCGATGATTGCACGGCTGTTACTCGCCGTCCGATACAGGATAGCAAAATCACCGAAACTTCGTTTTCCCTGCTTAACTTGACGCAGAATATATTTTGTAATAATCTCCGCTTCATCATCGGTATTCTTAGGCCGAATGTATTGAGGCTGAGTTTGGTTTTGCCGTTTTGCTTTCAGCGTTTTCTTTTTCCGCCGCTTATTATGCCTGATCACTTCATTGCCAAGTCCGACGATACTGCTTGCAGAACGGTAGTTGATATCGAGCGTAATCGTCTTGGCGTCCGGGTATAACTTGTCAAAGTTCAGTATGAATTCGTTCCTTGCTCCGTTGAAGGAGTAAATTGTTTGGTCATCGTCGCCGACAATCATCAGGTTGCGGTGCGGTTCGGTGATCATCTTGATCAATTCGTATTGCACCATATTCGTATCCTGAAACTCATCGACCATGACGTATAGAAACCGCTTCTGCAACGCGGCCAACAGCGAAGGTTTTTGTCGAAGCATATTATAAGCAAACAGCAATACATCGTCGAAGTCAATTTTGTTGTTAGCCGTTTTCCACTTCTCATATGCATCAAAAATCTGTTTCAGTTCTTTTTCCTCGTCGGTTGTTTCCGGTAAACTGTCCACATTAACCATCTGCATTTTATAAGAGGATAGCAAGGATAGTAACGTTTCCGGCTGATATTCATCCTGGAGCCCCATCTCACGCAAAAT
Above is a window of Paenibacillus thermoaerophilus DNA encoding:
- a CDS encoding site-specific DNA-methyltransferase translates to MAYIEEMIDQISDPELRKVISDEVKKLKENKQFGLVFEHHIPEVVPVYNAPIRPKARVAKKTGKLNETFRVKRILNDKVEMVKDADGSLQIVSVNEIVVVKQFGDPIYPALIPIDSVSNGDPKAPHHILLEADNYHALQLLEYLYPGKIDCIYIDPPFNTGARDWKYNNDYVDKNDSWRHSKWLAMMKKRLVLAKQLLKEDGVLVCAIDDNELATLWLLLKDVFRNYEITCVTVVHHPRGTQGDKFSSLHEYALFVYKKSAVISDRVSSSFGELYKLRRWGSSSEREFGRNKCFYPIFVKDGKVVKIGEVPDDDFHPSAAVIEHEDGTLEFWPIDSHRIERKWRYARDTVTEILDRIFVTEINGEKQLQIGRASERNKTVWTGSRFDAGTHGSKLVSEVLGVQFPYPKSLYTVFDCIRACTKHNKNAIVVDFFAGSGTTLNAVNLLNAEDDGTRQCIMVTNNEVSDDESKSLIEQGLQPGQPEWEEHGICRSITWPRSKYTILGVRDDGSQLTGEYITNQSVEKNKPRKIKQIGFIDSSFLNTATKKKQLVALIEGIPQSAIKRDTAFYVSDDPKNNASILFDEERADEYLSLLDGKEHITDFYIITSNNRIFDQIKNRINEILGPIIVLEEKTRPMSLGFPTNLDYFKLDFLDPNEVALGRQFKAILPIIWMMAGAKGNCPITDYPVPWLIPTDCPFAILIQETKFKEFLKEISGKELTHIFLITNSEEAFFEMKAELNVPNVLMLYKNYLKNFEINRQWKD
- a CDS encoding UvrD-helicase domain-containing protein, which gives rise to MSSRTFFKTPLEAGSHTIPIAQTAKTETSKDLIPNTDKDAFFFRSLEKQGIYLNEQQIHAVRHFKGPLLTLAGAGSGKTSVLVCRTGYLITVRNINPKNILLVTFSKKAAEEMRDRIAHLPGMDENIAAIIQTRTFHSFFLKIIRKHGVTQDILSETRYQHIVLKRILREMGLQDEYQPETLLSLLSSYKMQMVNVDSLPETTDEEKELKQIFDAYEKWKTANNKIDFDDVLLFAYNMLRQKPSLLAALQKRFLYVMVDEFQDTNMVQYELIKMITEPHRNLMIVGDDDQTIYSFNGARNEFILNFDKLYPDAKTITLDINYRSASSIVGLGNEVIRHNKRRKKKTLKAKRQNQTQPQYIRPKNTDDEAEIITKYILRQVKQGKRSFGDFAILYRTASNSRAIIEQFVIDDVPFVDYGSEESFYGHWLVKPLVDHIRLALHPQDFEAMEGILPTLYINREQGMEFILDQEKVQKKKWPLIHLMSYPDIKDFQKEKLMERLKLIKSLKSMKPVDAIQLMRREFYDQFLETNKRNKLTHHKEIMRETLDELESSAKRFSSIEEFVSFIAEVAEKRKAMDHSQHENDDRVSLMTIHKSKGLEFPVVCLIGASEGNMPHNSIFDAEKMSDVFTTHAGRDKITAAMEEERRLVYVAVTRAKDDLVISSPAYHRGKKAAVSRYIMDAFPKRSANDTGNRQPGASKSYSSQRTQTDTVYAWICTSGKCTAWQRIKTYEEAELPTRECPLCKSPMEKGSKEITFLSH